Part of the Plasmodium vinckei vinckei genome assembly, chromosome: PVVCY_13 genome, GTATGTCTATATGAGCTTGATTATATGTGTAGGATACcgataaaaatatcaagGCAATATTCACCTTCCCCAAATCAGTGATAGTGAAacgaaaataatttacaaaGGTGTATGTGTCTTCATCTGTTTACAAAGTTTGGTAGACGGGTATATgtacatgcatatatggATATACTTACACACAATATATCATAGAACTTTTGTTGAGACAATATGAAGAATGCTGGTGTTAATTTTAGTAattgtgtaaaaaaatattgcagCAAAAGTAATAACCCGTTTGAAAAattgagaaaaaaatttaataaaggggattatcattattatgatttaaatgaattaaacGATAGTAGAGTAAAAAGTTTGCCATATTCTATAAGAATATTGCTTGAATCCGCAATACGTAATTgtgataatttaaaagtaactgaagaaaatgtaaaaacaatattagGATGGAAAGATAATTGtaagaaaatgaaagaaatTCCATTTATGCCTGCTCGTGTTTTATTACAAGATTTAACGGGTGTACCATGTATAGTAGATTTAGCTACAATGAGAGATACTGCAGAAATGTTGGGTGGTGAtgcaaacaaaataaatccTCTTATTCCAGTTGATTTAGTTATTGATCATTCAGTACAAGTAGATCATAGTAGAAGTTCTAAAGCAATAgaatttaatgaaaaaagagAATTTGAAAGAAATTTAGAAAGATTTAAATTTCTTAAATGGGGTATGAACtcatttgaaaatatgttaATTTTACCACCTGGATCAGGAATAGTAcatcaaataaatttagaATATTTAGCACATtgtgtatttaaaaataataataataatttaatatatcctGATAGTGTTGTTGGTACTGATTCCCATACAACTATGATAAATGGATTGGGTGTATTAGGTTGGGGTGTTGGAGGTATTGAAGCTGAAGCTACAATGTTAGGATTGCCAATATCTATGACTTTACCTGAAGTGGTAGGAATAAATGTTGTAGGAAAATTATctgataatttattaagtaCTGATatagttttatatattacatcATTTTTAAGAAAAGAAGTAGGGgttgtaaataaatatgtcgAATTTTTTGGGCCAAGTTTAAAAGATTTAAGGCTAGCTGATAGAGCAACAATAGCTAATATGGCACCAGAATATGGAGCTACAGTAGGTTTTTTCGGTATTGATGATACAACAttagaatatttaaaacaaacaGGAAGAGatgatgataaaataaatttagttCGAgattatttacaaaaaaatatgttatataataattattctgaaaatatagaatataCAGATGTATATACTTTAGATTTATCAAAGTTAAGTTTATCAGTATCAGGTCCTAAAAGACCacatgataatatattattacctGAATTACATAATGACTTTAAAATGTGTCTTGATTCACCAATTGGTTTTAAAGGATATAATATAAGTAAGGAGgatcaaaaaaaagaaatttcATTTGAATATAAGACTGGAGATGGAGGTACCTATAAATTATCACATGGTAGTATTGTGTTAGCAGCAATTACATCATGTACAAATACAAGTAATTCATCTTCTATGATTGCTGCTGGTTTGTTAGCTAAAAAAGCAGTTGAATTAGGAATAAAACCGATCccatatattaaaagttCTTTATCTCCTGGATCTAAAGCTGTTCAGAAATATTTAGAAGCAGGTGGACTATTAAGttatttagaaaaattagGATTTTATAATGTTGGTTATGGTTGTATGACATGTATAGGAAATAGTGGTAGTTTAGATGCAGAGGTCGAAGATGTGATAAATAATCATGATTTAGTTTGTTCATCTGTTTTGTCAGGAAATCGAAATTTTGAAGGACGTATACATCCATTAATTAAAGCAAATTATTTAGCTTCCCCAGTCTTAGTTGTATTATTAAGTCTAATAGGTCATGttaataaagatataacaaaatatacatttgaATGTAATGGAAAGATTGTTAAAGCTTTAGATTTAATTCCAAACaaagatgaaataaatgagtatgaagaaaaatatgttaagccagatttatataaggatatatataaaaacataaaatatgttaataaatattggaatgatatacaaataaaaaaaaataaattatttgaatggGATAAAAATTCGacttatatacataaaccTCCATATTTTGATGGTATGAAAATGCAACCTCAAAAGATAGaagacataaaaaatgctaatatattattattattaggtGATAGTATAACAACAGATCATATATCACCAGCTGGTAtgatacataaaaaatcagaagcatataaattttta contains:
- a CDS encoding aconitate hydratase, putative; this translates as MKNAGVNFSNCVKKYCSKSNNPFEKLRKKFNKGDYHYYDLNELNDSRVKSLPYSIRILLESAIRNCDNLKVTEENVKTILGWKDNCKKMKEIPFMPARVLLQDLTGVPCIVDLATMRDTAEMLGGDANKINPLIPVDLVIDHSVQVDHSRSSKAIEFNEKREFERNLERFKFLKWGMNSFENMLILPPGSGIVHQINLEYLAHCVFKNNNNNLIYPDSVVGTDSHTTMINGLGVLGWGVGGIEAEATMLGLPISMTLPEVVGINVVGKLSDNLLSTDIVLYITSFLRKEVGVVNKYVEFFGPSLKDLRLADRATIANMAPEYGATVGFFGIDDTTLEYLKQTGRDDDKINLVRDYLQKNMLYNNYSENIEYTDVYTLDLSKLSLSVSGPKRPHDNILLPELHNDFKMCLDSPIGFKGYNISKEDQKKEISFEYKTGDGGTYKLSHGSIVLAAITSCTNTSNSSSMIAAGLLAKKAVELGIKPIPYIKSSLSPGSKAVQKYLEAGGLLSYLEKLGFYNVGYGCMTCIGNSGSLDAEVEDVINNHDLVCSSVLSGNRNFEGRIHPLIKANYLASPVLVVLLSLIGHVNKDITKYTFECNGKIVKALDLIPNKDEINEYEEKYVKPDLYKDIYKNIKYVNKYWNDIQIKKNKLFEWDKNSTYIHKPPYFDGMKMQPQKIEDIKNANILLLLGDSITTDHISPAGMIHKKSEAYKFLKSKGVKDDDLNTYGSRRGNDEVMVRGTFANIRLINKLCPDKGPNTIYIPSNELMSVYEAAMRYKENNKDVIIIAGKEYGCGSSRDWAAKGSHLLGVKAIIAESFERIHRSNLIGMSVLPLQFLNKENAQHYNIDGTETFSILLNEGNLKPGQTITVEMTQKGKTIKFDVLCRIDTEIEVQYFKNGGILKYVLRSLAKKEDA